Proteins from one Pseudarthrobacter sp. BIM B-2242 genomic window:
- a CDS encoding aldehyde dehydrogenase: MSITTAPTSSSAATARAVLDAAFPAGLGAFVDGKVVTGSGESITLTAAATGEPFATYADPGAEGANAILESSMAGAAAWAALNGFERAAILRNVSLVVGRHGEELAILESATTGKPLRDTRIEAAKVAEMFGYYAGWADKLTGQTIPVPGNWHTYTERVPWGVVVAITPWNAPLFTAGWNSAAPLAAGNAVIIKPSEFTPASSVRLAQIAHEAGLPAGVFNVAAGLGQTVGATLTTDRRVGKVSFIGSVPTGRRVAVAAAQAGIPALLELGGKSANIVFADADLDRAADGAISAIFSGAGQSCVAGSRLLVERSVHAQFVELVAAKSAKLRVGDPLSADTEVGPIITARQFATVTTLIEAGMHDGGRRVTGGTLPEALAGSALAGGHWVMPTLLDGVTPANRLETTEVFGPVVGADAFDTEAEAIARANNTNFGLAGAVWTSDVSRAHHVAREVKAGTFWINSYKTIHVAVPFGGFGDSGHGRSSGPGVLDEYTQTKAIWVPTRAAGSPFPSLSY, from the coding sequence TTGAGCATCACCACAGCACCCACCTCCTCCTCGGCGGCCACCGCCCGGGCAGTCCTGGACGCCGCCTTCCCGGCCGGTCTCGGCGCCTTCGTTGACGGCAAAGTAGTCACTGGCAGCGGCGAGAGCATCACGCTCACCGCTGCCGCCACCGGCGAACCCTTCGCCACCTACGCGGACCCCGGCGCCGAAGGCGCCAACGCCATCCTGGAAAGCTCGATGGCGGGCGCGGCCGCCTGGGCCGCGCTGAACGGTTTCGAGCGGGCCGCCATCCTCCGCAACGTCAGCCTCGTCGTCGGACGGCATGGCGAGGAACTGGCCATCCTCGAATCAGCCACCACGGGAAAGCCCCTCCGCGACACCCGCATCGAAGCCGCCAAGGTGGCCGAAATGTTCGGCTACTACGCGGGCTGGGCGGACAAGCTCACCGGCCAGACCATCCCTGTCCCCGGCAACTGGCACACCTACACGGAGCGCGTGCCGTGGGGCGTCGTCGTCGCCATCACCCCCTGGAACGCTCCCCTCTTCACGGCGGGCTGGAACTCCGCCGCCCCGCTCGCGGCCGGCAACGCCGTGATCATCAAGCCCAGCGAATTCACCCCGGCCTCCTCGGTCCGGCTCGCCCAGATCGCGCACGAAGCCGGGCTGCCGGCAGGCGTCTTCAACGTCGCCGCAGGGCTCGGCCAGACCGTCGGCGCCACCCTCACCACCGACCGGCGGGTGGGTAAAGTCAGCTTCATCGGCTCCGTCCCCACCGGCCGCCGCGTGGCCGTTGCTGCCGCGCAGGCCGGGATCCCCGCCCTGCTGGAACTCGGGGGCAAGAGCGCCAACATCGTGTTCGCCGACGCCGACCTGGACCGTGCCGCGGACGGTGCCATCTCCGCGATCTTCTCCGGCGCCGGCCAATCGTGCGTGGCCGGCTCCAGGCTCCTGGTGGAGCGGAGCGTGCACGCGCAGTTTGTGGAGCTGGTGGCCGCCAAGTCGGCAAAGCTGCGCGTCGGCGACCCGCTGAGCGCGGACACCGAGGTGGGCCCCATCATCACAGCCCGGCAGTTCGCCACCGTCACCACCCTCATCGAGGCAGGAATGCACGACGGCGGCCGCCGGGTCACCGGGGGCACGCTTCCGGAGGCGCTGGCCGGGTCCGCCCTGGCCGGCGGCCACTGGGTGATGCCCACCCTGCTGGACGGGGTGACGCCGGCGAACCGGCTCGAAACCACGGAAGTCTTCGGTCCCGTGGTGGGCGCGGACGCGTTCGATACCGAAGCAGAAGCCATTGCCCGGGCCAACAACACGAACTTCGGCCTGGCCGGCGCCGTGTGGACCTCGGACGTGTCCCGCGCCCACCACGTTGCCCGCGAGGTTAAGGCCGGCACGTTCTGGATCAACTCCTATAAGACCATCCACGTGGCGGTCCCGTTCGGCGGCTTCGGCGATTCCGGCCACGGCCGCTCCTCCGGCCCCGGCGTCCTGGACGAGTACACCCAGACCAAGGCCATCTGGGTTCCCACCCGCGCGGCAGGATCGCCCTTCCCGTCGCTGTCCTACTGA
- a CDS encoding RidA family protein, whose product MSDRKLLNPTELHAAPGFTHVVTAPAAGLAFLSGQVALDANFTIVGGDDLAEQTKAAMRNINTALDAIGASWEDVYRRTIYTLQPTQYETITAAIEEVQGSTDHPAQTILGVTGLAMDGLLIEIETTVVLPR is encoded by the coding sequence ATGTCAGACCGCAAGTTACTGAACCCCACCGAGCTTCACGCGGCACCCGGATTCACGCACGTTGTCACCGCTCCCGCCGCAGGACTGGCGTTTCTATCGGGGCAGGTCGCGCTTGACGCCAACTTCACCATCGTCGGCGGCGACGACCTTGCTGAGCAGACCAAGGCCGCCATGCGCAACATCAATACCGCACTCGATGCCATCGGGGCTTCGTGGGAGGACGTTTACCGGCGGACCATCTACACCCTCCAGCCCACGCAATACGAGACGATCACCGCCGCCATCGAGGAAGTTCAGGGCTCCACGGACCATCCCGCCCAGACGATCCTGGGCGTTACCGGCCTCGCAATGGACGGGCTGCTCATCGAGATCGAGACAACGGTGGTCCTGCCCCGATAG
- a CDS encoding amidohydrolase yields MELTDTPPTATLRTALADAVERWKPRVQALAQEIHALKEVSFEEVRSADAIARLLEEGGFEVERGTGGLATAFTGTAGSGELTVALCVEYDALPDIGHACGHNLIAGASVAAALALAPYADELGITLKAIGTPAEEHGGGKALMLEQGAFDGVGLALMVHPVQDGLTYNPAGTSAQAVGRYKATFTGKAAHAAAAPHQAINAADAAVLSQVAIGLLRQQIPSDHRIACFVAEAGHVTNIIPDKAVVQFECRAFTLPEYEALLERVRRCFEGAALATGTTLAIEATEPLYEPLLQDDALAAHWTDAMDVFGKDTSRSSGLSGGSTDMGNISQVIPSLHPWLSIPGANVPIHSHAFAALADTPQAYGVMFEAATALAWTVAAAASTPAERERFTQAAYRRRTSTQEAFTQEGTS; encoded by the coding sequence ATGGAACTGACAGACACCCCGCCCACGGCGACGCTCCGCACAGCCCTGGCGGACGCCGTCGAACGCTGGAAGCCCCGCGTCCAGGCACTGGCGCAGGAAATCCACGCGCTCAAGGAGGTCTCCTTCGAGGAGGTCCGCTCGGCTGATGCCATCGCAAGGCTGCTGGAAGAGGGCGGCTTTGAGGTGGAACGCGGCACCGGCGGGCTGGCCACGGCATTCACCGGGACTGCAGGCAGCGGCGAGCTCACGGTGGCCCTGTGCGTGGAATACGACGCCCTCCCTGACATTGGGCATGCGTGCGGGCACAACCTGATCGCCGGCGCCTCGGTGGCCGCCGCGCTTGCCCTGGCGCCGTACGCGGACGAGCTGGGCATCACGCTCAAGGCCATCGGGACACCGGCGGAGGAGCACGGCGGCGGCAAGGCGCTGATGCTGGAACAGGGCGCTTTCGACGGCGTGGGGCTGGCTTTGATGGTCCATCCCGTCCAGGACGGCCTCACGTACAACCCGGCAGGCACCAGTGCGCAGGCCGTTGGACGGTACAAGGCAACGTTCACGGGCAAGGCGGCGCATGCCGCGGCAGCACCGCACCAGGCCATCAACGCCGCGGACGCCGCCGTGCTGAGCCAGGTGGCCATTGGCCTGCTCCGCCAGCAGATCCCCAGCGACCACCGCATCGCCTGCTTCGTGGCCGAGGCCGGACACGTCACCAACATCATCCCGGACAAGGCCGTGGTGCAGTTTGAGTGCCGGGCCTTCACCCTGCCGGAGTACGAGGCCCTGCTGGAGCGTGTCCGCCGCTGCTTTGAGGGAGCGGCCCTGGCCACCGGAACAACGCTGGCCATCGAAGCAACCGAACCCCTTTACGAGCCCTTGCTCCAGGACGACGCCCTCGCGGCGCACTGGACGGATGCGATGGATGTGTTCGGCAAGGACACGTCCCGCTCGTCCGGGCTCAGCGGCGGCTCAACGGACATGGGCAACATCTCCCAGGTCATCCCGTCCCTGCACCCCTGGCTCAGCATTCCCGGGGCCAATGTACCCATCCACTCGCACGCGTTCGCCGCACTGGCCGACACGCCGCAGGCGTACGGGGTGATGTTCGAGGCCGCCACCGCGCTGGCCTGGACCGTCGCCGCGGCCGCCTCAACCCCCGCAGAACGGGAACGCTTCACCCAAGCGGCATACCGCCGTCGTACTTCCACCCAGGAAGCTTTCACCCAGGAAGGCACATCATGA
- a CDS encoding DUF3100 domain-containing protein — protein MSSSTKTARTDKAGTRLTLPIAALAFVIALAVQFIGQAKIDVGIGSIIIFPMVWGLILGLLVSVQKFKPLGLDLQRVAAALVGVAVLLLVARLAFNIGPSLPTLLKAGPALLLQEVGHLLGTIVLALPLAVLLRMGKATVGATFSLDREPSFAMVSEKYGPDSDQYRGVLAMYVFGTLFGAVFITLLTSLVANWKIFDPLALAMGAGVGSGSMMAASAASIVAAYPADEEAILGMAAVSNLITTVLGVYVGIYIALPLADKFYKALTRKQTARETAAVTSGAPAERSAADVDRDAAQAEENRLFRERVAESSAAMRLPLWLSLSVLTVLGIGTASVAAKGFSISIVAGYAIMLALVLLSIALAKLTRKISAIVFVTTIGAYISSPWFFGAEPLNAAVKTVDFLSIATVMLTLAGLSLGKDIPLLKNIGWKIIPVGLVAITASFLLSTVIAEFALGLWH, from the coding sequence ATGAGCAGCAGCACCAAAACAGCGCGGACGGACAAGGCCGGCACCAGGCTGACCCTCCCGATTGCCGCCCTGGCCTTCGTCATTGCGCTGGCGGTCCAGTTCATCGGGCAGGCCAAAATCGACGTGGGGATCGGCTCGATCATCATCTTCCCCATGGTGTGGGGCCTTATTCTGGGCCTGCTGGTCTCGGTCCAGAAGTTCAAACCGCTCGGCCTGGACCTCCAGCGCGTTGCGGCCGCCCTTGTCGGCGTGGCCGTGCTGCTCCTGGTGGCCCGGCTGGCATTCAACATCGGCCCCAGCCTGCCCACCCTGCTCAAAGCGGGGCCGGCGCTGCTCCTCCAGGAGGTGGGCCACCTGCTCGGCACCATCGTGCTGGCGCTCCCCCTCGCCGTCCTGCTGAGGATGGGCAAGGCCACCGTGGGTGCCACGTTCTCGCTGGACCGCGAGCCGTCGTTCGCCATGGTGTCCGAGAAGTACGGGCCCGATTCGGACCAGTACCGCGGCGTGCTGGCCATGTATGTTTTCGGCACGCTGTTCGGTGCCGTGTTCATCACGCTCCTGACCTCGCTCGTGGCCAACTGGAAGATCTTCGATCCGCTGGCCCTGGCCATGGGCGCCGGCGTGGGGTCCGGGTCCATGATGGCGGCCTCCGCGGCCAGCATCGTGGCGGCCTACCCTGCCGATGAGGAAGCCATCCTGGGCATGGCGGCCGTGTCCAACCTGATCACCACCGTCCTGGGCGTTTACGTGGGCATCTACATCGCGCTGCCGCTGGCCGACAAGTTCTACAAAGCCCTCACCCGCAAGCAGACGGCCCGTGAAACTGCGGCCGTGACGTCGGGGGCGCCTGCCGAGCGGTCCGCTGCCGACGTTGACCGCGACGCAGCACAGGCGGAGGAGAACCGGCTGTTCCGCGAGCGCGTGGCCGAATCCTCCGCGGCCATGAGGCTGCCTCTGTGGCTGTCGCTGTCCGTCCTTACGGTGCTGGGCATCGGCACGGCGTCGGTGGCGGCGAAGGGCTTCAGCATCTCGATTGTGGCCGGATACGCCATCATGCTTGCCCTGGTCCTGCTCAGCATCGCGCTGGCGAAGCTCACCCGGAAGATCTCGGCGATCGTTTTTGTCACCACCATCGGCGCCTACATCTCCAGCCCGTGGTTCTTCGGCGCGGAACCGCTGAACGCGGCCGTCAAGACCGTGGACTTCCTGTCCATCGCCACCGTGATGCTGACCCTCGCGGGCCTGTCGCTCGGCAAGGACATCCCGCTGCTGAAGAACATCGGCTGGAAGATCATCCCCGTGGGCCTGGTGGCCATCACGGCGTCCTTCCTGCTCTCCACGGTGATCGCGGAGTTCGCCCTCGGCCTCTGGCACTAA
- a CDS encoding serine hydrolase translates to MDSTGSVAPNRRTLLKAAGIGAASVAAIPLLSSCTEEPARLASSTPASLLPAPPGQVEPLLDRAKVTNALGKLEDLVREAMESTGLPGMAVAVVYQDEVVYSKGFGVREVGKPGEITPDTVFQVASVSKPLASTVVAGLVGRQVINWTDAVVDHNKNFALKDDYVTRNASFADLLSHRSGLKTGSGDLLEDLGYDRAYILGHLSQEPLDAFRSSYNYSNFGFTEAGQAAADAVNMTWEDLADEVLFRKLGMSASSYRHADYARAANRAILHVPLGNKEWAPKYRRNADSEAPAGGASSSVRDLAQWLRLQLGSGSYEGQPVIDPAALQTTHVPHSVSGPASAPAARSRFYGLGWNVSYDDQARVQLGHSGAFNLGAATAVSMLPGEQLAIAALTNGRPQGIPEAIAAGFLDAAQHGSPTVSWLAFTAGVFKQIDEADKPEVDYTKVPSNPSPARANSAYTGTYDNSYYGRLEVFDEGSKLAMRMGPAASPTDFPLTHFDGDTFSFESVGENANGLAGAIFAGASGGPAPSVTLDFYDRTGLGTFTRAS, encoded by the coding sequence ATGGACAGCACCGGTTCCGTTGCCCCTAACCGACGTACGCTGCTGAAGGCGGCCGGGATAGGGGCGGCCAGCGTTGCCGCCATCCCCCTGCTGTCCTCCTGCACCGAAGAACCTGCCCGGCTCGCGTCATCAACCCCGGCGTCACTGCTCCCGGCCCCGCCGGGCCAGGTCGAGCCGCTGCTGGACCGGGCGAAAGTTACAAACGCCTTAGGCAAGCTCGAGGACCTGGTCCGCGAAGCCATGGAAAGCACCGGACTCCCGGGGATGGCCGTGGCCGTGGTCTATCAGGACGAGGTGGTGTACTCCAAGGGCTTCGGGGTCCGGGAGGTGGGGAAACCCGGGGAGATCACACCTGACACGGTGTTCCAGGTGGCTTCGGTGTCCAAACCCCTCGCGTCCACAGTGGTGGCAGGACTGGTGGGGCGGCAGGTCATTAACTGGACTGACGCCGTCGTGGACCATAACAAGAACTTCGCGCTCAAGGATGACTACGTCACGCGGAATGCGAGCTTTGCTGATCTACTGTCACACCGCAGCGGGCTGAAAACAGGTTCGGGCGACCTGCTGGAGGACCTCGGCTACGACCGCGCGTACATCCTCGGCCACCTCAGCCAGGAGCCCCTTGATGCGTTCCGGTCCAGCTATAACTACAGCAACTTCGGCTTCACGGAAGCGGGCCAGGCGGCGGCCGATGCGGTGAACATGACCTGGGAGGATCTGGCCGACGAGGTCCTGTTCCGGAAGCTGGGCATGTCCGCCAGCAGTTACCGTCACGCGGACTATGCGAGGGCAGCCAACAGGGCCATCCTGCATGTGCCGCTGGGGAACAAAGAGTGGGCACCGAAATACCGCCGCAACGCCGATTCCGAGGCTCCGGCCGGGGGAGCGAGCTCATCAGTGCGGGACTTGGCCCAGTGGCTCCGGCTGCAGCTGGGAAGCGGCAGCTACGAGGGGCAGCCCGTTATTGATCCCGCCGCCCTCCAAACAACCCACGTTCCCCACTCAGTCTCCGGTCCGGCATCGGCTCCGGCTGCCCGTTCCCGCTTCTACGGGCTGGGCTGGAACGTCTCCTACGACGACCAGGCCCGGGTCCAGCTGGGACACTCCGGGGCGTTCAATCTCGGTGCAGCAACCGCCGTCTCGATGCTTCCCGGAGAACAACTGGCCATTGCGGCCCTGACCAACGGGCGCCCGCAGGGCATTCCTGAAGCAATCGCCGCCGGCTTCCTGGATGCAGCCCAGCACGGATCACCCACAGTCTCTTGGCTGGCCTTTACGGCCGGCGTCTTCAAACAAATAGATGAGGCCGACAAACCTGAGGTCGACTACACGAAGGTTCCCTCCAACCCGTCCCCTGCCAGGGCGAACAGTGCGTACACAGGCACCTATGACAATTCCTACTATGGCCGGCTTGAGGTCTTTGACGAGGGCAGCAAATTGGCCATGAGAATGGGGCCCGCCGCCAGTCCCACGGACTTCCCGCTCACCCACTTTGACGGCGACACGTTCAGCTTCGAATCCGTCGGAGAAAATGCCAACGGCCTGGCCGGCGCAATCTTTGCAGGGGCAAGCGGCGGCCCCGCACCAAGTGTCACGCTGGACTTCTACGACAGAACCGGGCTGGGAACCTTCACGCGGGCCTCGTAA
- a CDS encoding GPP34 family phosphoprotein, with protein MNAQTPKTSELNLPQAFLLLATNDTTGKPEVPVFALRTTVAGSILAELDLLGAVELQGKKVRATGATPETDLQHELDVIRGKSRPHSPKRWVSMLEGRAEVQRVYESMASLGIVEHVGEKHLGRFRAVRYPEKDHAPEAALLKKVEAALSGPPSELEVPDTTVPIDASVPGAPDVGAPGSKPVSKGPDARTIVLIALLQAAGLLGKLFPSADLTAASELSKDYWPTRAVEDELRLIRLAEQEAATL; from the coding sequence ATGAACGCTCAAACACCGAAGACGTCGGAACTGAACCTTCCCCAGGCCTTCCTCCTGCTGGCAACGAACGACACCACCGGCAAACCTGAAGTGCCGGTGTTCGCACTCAGGACCACGGTGGCCGGGTCAATACTGGCCGAGCTGGACCTGCTCGGTGCGGTTGAGCTGCAGGGGAAGAAGGTCAGGGCCACCGGTGCCACCCCCGAAACCGACCTCCAGCACGAACTGGACGTCATCCGCGGCAAATCACGGCCGCATTCACCCAAGAGGTGGGTCTCCATGCTTGAGGGCCGCGCCGAAGTGCAGCGTGTCTACGAGAGCATGGCGTCCCTGGGGATCGTGGAACATGTGGGTGAAAAGCACCTGGGCCGGTTCCGGGCCGTGCGGTACCCCGAGAAGGACCATGCGCCGGAGGCGGCGCTCCTCAAGAAAGTCGAGGCTGCACTCAGCGGCCCGCCGTCCGAGCTCGAGGTGCCCGATACGACGGTCCCGATCGATGCCTCAGTGCCCGGCGCACCTGATGTCGGGGCCCCCGGGTCCAAGCCCGTTTCCAAGGGGCCCGATGCCAGGACCATCGTGCTGATCGCCCTTTTGCAGGCGGCCGGGCTGCTTGGGAAGCTCTTCCCTTCAGCCGATCTGACCGCAGCAAGCGAGCTGTCCAAGGATTACTGGCCCACCCGCGCTGTGGAGGACGAACTTCGGCTGATCAGGCTGGCGGAGCAGGAAGCCGCAACTTTGTAG
- a CDS encoding NYN domain-containing protein has product MNEALSPSRRPGIRAAMFVDFDNVFTGLQALDPLAAKRFAEDPKHWADALSSGSSGEDTRRFLIRNCYLNPVVYSKYRTYWTRAGFRVIDCPSLTQRGKSSTDINLVLDAMDALSGNVGIEEFFIASADADFTSLIQRFRAADRMTTVIAAGAVAFAYREMADHVVESHDFVAILNGTTAEPIHAVASVKQQDAPVTAKAKTRFKAASPAIRDVLDLVRAAPGPVVGAMVAHRALTAEPSLKTDWAGFGKFGTWVSQIGQGVEYSPRTGRLGVGRQAVFQRGPARTRRSRAGHRGAGHQGHGCAGTLGGPVPADVPGHGGEATGASPHTAPSCPGRSGTIASTRTSPFPATP; this is encoded by the coding sequence ATGAATGAGGCGCTTTCACCGTCCCGCAGGCCTGGTATCCGTGCTGCGATGTTTGTTGATTTCGACAATGTCTTTACCGGTCTGCAGGCCCTCGATCCGCTGGCGGCAAAGCGTTTCGCCGAAGACCCCAAGCACTGGGCGGACGCTTTATCCTCCGGAAGTTCGGGCGAGGATACCCGCCGCTTCCTGATCCGTAACTGCTACCTGAACCCGGTGGTGTATTCGAAGTATCGGACCTACTGGACCCGTGCCGGCTTCCGCGTGATCGACTGCCCGTCCCTGACCCAGCGCGGAAAGAGCAGCACCGACATCAACCTGGTGCTCGATGCGATGGACGCCCTGTCAGGCAACGTTGGCATCGAAGAATTCTTCATCGCCTCGGCTGACGCCGATTTCACGTCCCTCATCCAGCGGTTCCGGGCTGCGGACCGGATGACCACTGTCATTGCCGCCGGCGCCGTGGCGTTCGCCTACCGTGAGATGGCCGACCATGTGGTGGAGTCCCACGACTTCGTCGCCATCCTCAACGGCACCACAGCGGAACCGATTCATGCGGTCGCATCCGTAAAGCAGCAGGATGCTCCGGTCACCGCGAAGGCGAAAACCAGGTTCAAGGCAGCATCACCCGCGATCCGTGACGTCCTCGATCTGGTCCGTGCCGCCCCGGGCCCGGTGGTGGGCGCGATGGTGGCCCACCGGGCGCTGACGGCCGAGCCGTCGCTGAAAACAGACTGGGCTGGCTTCGGAAAGTTCGGGACCTGGGTGTCCCAGATCGGCCAGGGCGTGGAATACTCCCCCCGCACAGGGCGGCTGGGTGTGGGACGGCAAGCGGTTTTCCAGCGAGGACCTGCCCGCACCCGCCGATCTCGAGCCGGGCATCGAGGAGCAGGTCACCAGGGTCACGGATGTGCCGGCACTCTCGGCGGCCCAGTTCCGGCAGATGTTCCAGGCCATGGCGGCGAGGCTACGGGAGCATCCCCTCACACCGCACCGAGCTGTCCCGGCAGGTCCGGGACGATTGCGTCAACGCGGACCAGCCCGTTTCCCGCAACGCCGTGA
- a CDS encoding MFS transporter yields the protein MTEHEPAQAGIAESSGLADPDAVDTTLRSPAQRSRTFAGILINTALANITTSYLWFALTFWVYLETRNVIATGVIGGAYMLLIALSSISFGTFVDRYRKLAVMRFAAGFTLVMFVLSGVMFLLTPEASMLDLTQPWFWIFALIILVGAVVENMRNVALSTTVTILIDPDRRANANGMVGMVQGLAFIVTSVLSGLSVGLLGMGWTIVVALVLTALAFAHLLTLRMPEEVRVAATDAHGAFDLRGSIAAVLAIAGLFALILFSTFNNFIGGVYMALMDPYGLEMFPVEAWGAVFAIGATGFILGGALIGKFGLGSNPLRTMLFAVIVMGVLGAVFTIREWAWLYIVGIWLYMVLIPFVEAAEQTVIQRVVPLPRQGRVFGFAMAFESAAAPITAFLIAPLAQVWIIPWGRSPEGAAQLAPLLGEGVSRGIALIFLVAGTLMIAAALLAFLTPVYRRVSASYAQAAAEEREVAES from the coding sequence ATGACCGAGCACGAACCGGCGCAGGCCGGGATCGCGGAGTCCTCAGGCCTGGCCGACCCCGACGCCGTCGACACCACCTTGCGCAGTCCAGCCCAGCGGTCCCGCACGTTCGCCGGGATCCTGATTAACACCGCCCTGGCCAACATCACCACAAGCTATCTCTGGTTCGCCCTGACGTTCTGGGTGTACCTGGAGACGCGCAACGTGATCGCCACCGGGGTGATCGGCGGCGCCTACATGCTGCTGATCGCCCTGTCCAGCATCAGCTTTGGCACGTTCGTGGACCGCTACCGCAAGCTGGCCGTGATGCGCTTCGCCGCCGGTTTCACCCTGGTCATGTTTGTGCTGTCCGGAGTGATGTTCCTGCTGACGCCAGAAGCCTCGATGCTGGACCTGACGCAGCCGTGGTTCTGGATCTTCGCCCTGATCATCCTGGTGGGTGCGGTGGTGGAGAACATGCGCAACGTGGCCCTGTCAACCACCGTCACCATCCTCATCGATCCGGACCGGCGGGCCAATGCCAACGGGATGGTGGGCATGGTGCAGGGGCTGGCGTTTATCGTCACCTCGGTGCTCTCCGGGTTATCGGTTGGGCTGCTGGGTATGGGCTGGACCATTGTGGTGGCCCTGGTGCTCACTGCGCTGGCCTTCGCGCACCTGCTCACGCTGCGCATGCCCGAGGAAGTCCGCGTGGCCGCCACGGACGCCCACGGCGCGTTCGACCTGCGCGGGTCCATCGCCGCCGTCCTGGCCATTGCCGGGCTGTTCGCGCTGATCCTGTTCAGCACGTTCAACAACTTTATTGGCGGCGTCTACATGGCGCTGATGGACCCCTACGGCCTGGAGATGTTCCCGGTGGAAGCCTGGGGAGCCGTGTTCGCTATCGGTGCCACAGGCTTCATCCTGGGCGGCGCGCTGATCGGCAAGTTCGGGCTCGGGTCCAACCCGCTGCGAACCATGCTCTTCGCGGTGATCGTGATGGGCGTCCTCGGTGCGGTGTTCACCATCCGGGAGTGGGCGTGGCTGTACATCGTTGGCATCTGGCTCTACATGGTGCTGATCCCCTTTGTGGAGGCCGCCGAGCAGACAGTCATCCAGCGGGTGGTACCCCTCCCCCGCCAGGGCAGGGTGTTCGGCTTCGCCATGGCGTTCGAGTCCGCGGCGGCGCCCATTACCGCGTTCCTCATTGCGCCGCTGGCACAGGTCTGGATCATCCCCTGGGGACGGTCCCCGGAGGGCGCCGCCCAGCTGGCCCCTCTGCTGGGCGAGGGCGTCTCCCGCGGCATCGCCCTGATCTTCCTGGTGGCCGGGACCCTCATGATCGCGGCCGCACTGCTGGCCTTCCTGACCCCGGTCTACCGCCGGGTGTCGGCATCGTATGCGCAGGCGGCTGCTGAGGAGCGGGAGGTGGCAGAGTCTTGA